The DNA sequence CGAGGATGGGGAAGCCATCAGCAGCAGCCCTCCTCGGCGGCGTTGGTGCAGGTGCGGTCGGTGTGGACGGCGATGACTGCCGTCCGCAGATCATCCAGGGCGTGGCCGAGCCGTGCGTCGGCGAGCTCGTAGCGGGTGCGGCGCCCGTCGGGCAGGGCGACGACGAGACCGCAGTCCCGAAGGCAGGCGAGGTGGTTGGACAGCCGCGTCCGCGAGACGCCGATGCGGTCGGCCAGATCGGAGGGATACGCGGGTGCTTCGCGCAGGGCGAGCAGCAGCCGGCAGCGGATGGGATCGGCGAGCGCTCGGCCGAACCGGGCCAGCACCTCGATGTCGGGGGTGATCGTCAGCACCGCACCCACAGTACATAGAATCCTGAATTCAGGAAACCATGTACTGATGCCGTGTTCCGTGCGCCGTGGCTTCCCGCGGCTTGCCACAATGACCATGGCCCGCCAGGGCCGAGAAGAACGCCGATCAGCACAACGGGCAGGGAGTCGGACACGGTGTCGCAGGAACCTCGAAGTCCGGTCGAGCGGATGGAAGCCCACCAGATCGCGATCTACCTCGGCGCCATGGCTCTCGGCGGCCTTCTGGGCTGGGCGGCGCCCGCCGCCGGCCCCGGGCTGGAACACGCCATCAACCCGGTCCTCGGCGCCCTGCTGTTCGTCACCTTCCTCCAGGTTCCGGCGGCCGAGCTGCTCCGCTCCCTGCGCGATGGCCGCTTCCTGTCCGCCGCGATGGCCGTGAACTTCATCGTCGTCCCGCTCGTCGTGGCAGCCCTGTACGGGTTCCTGCCCGCCGATCAGGCGGTCCGGGTCGGCGTGCTGCTGGTGCTGCTGTGCCCGTGCGTGGACTACGTCATCGTCTTCAGCGGCCTGGCGGGCGGCGACAGCCGGCGCCTGCTGGCCGCCACCCCGCTCCTGCTCGTCGCGCAGATGGCGCTCCTGCCCGGTTTCCTCTACCTGTTCATGGGCTCGGGCCTCGGAGACATCGTCGACGCGGGGCCCTTCCTCGAAGCCTTCCTGCTGTTGATCGTCGTACCGCTCGTACTGGCCTGGACGCTCCAGACCTGGGCGGCCCGTGCGCACGCCGGCCAGAGGGTGTCCGACGCCGCGACCACCACGATGGTGCCGCTGATGGCGGCCACCCTGATCACGGTCGTCGCCTCCCAGGTCCCCAAGCTGGGCGGCAGCCTCGGCGACGTGGCAGCCGTCATCCCGTTCTACGCCGCCTTCCTGATCGTCATGGCCTTCGCCGGGCGCCTGGTGGCGCGCCTCTTCCGGCTCGACGTGCCCGCCTCCCGGGCCGTCGTCTTCACCGGCGCCACCCGCAATTCCCTCGTCGTCCTGCCCCTCGCTCTGGCCCTGCCCGACGAGCTCGCCGTCGCCGCGGTCGTCGTGGTCACCCAGACCCTCGTCGAGGTCATCGGGATGGTCGTCTTCGTACGCCTCGTCCCCCGCCTCGTCCCCCGCCTGGTCCCCGACCGGGAACCGTTCGCGGGTGGCTGAGTACGGCGACCGCGCTGCTCCCGTCCCTGCTCACCTCCACCCTCGGCGCCGCAGGGGCAGCCCTGGGGGGTGATCGAAGGCCTCTCCGACGCCCTGGCCGGCGCGGCGCGCTTCGGCGACCGGCTCGGCGCCCGGGGCCCGGGGCCCGGTCATCGTCCTGGCCGGCGGCGTCGCCGCGGTCGCCGCTCCTCCACGTACCTGGCTGGGTGGATGCTCCTGGACCTGACCGGGAGGAAGCCGAGGCCGCCCGCTGGGGCATGACGGGATCGCCGACGGTCCTGCTCGACGGCCTCGACCCGTTCGCGGTGGCCGGCGCCCCGGCGAGCGTGTCCTGCCGCCTCTACCGGGACGAGGACGGCCGCGCGGACGGGGCCCCGAGCGTGCAGGCCCTTCGCCAGGCGCTGGCCGGTGCGATTCCCGCCTCGGCGGCAGGGGGACGGAGTGCTGCGAGGGGGATCTGCTGGACCCGATCGGCCGGGCCGGCCGTGGCCGACGTGCCCCGACTGGGCGCGGTCTGCGCGCCGTTCACCAGGCGGTACTGCGGTCCTTCGCCACCGATGGCACGGCTCCCGAGGTCGCCGCACTGGAACCCGTAGCCGCTCTCGCGGGCAGGGCCGCGGCTGAGGTGCTCGCCGAACTGGACCGCGAGGACTTCCTGACCCTCGACGAAGCGGGGCGGATCCGGGCGGCGTACCCCTTCTCGGCGTTCGAGACCCCGCACCGGATCCGGCTGGCGAACGGGGTACGGGTGTGGTCGATGTGTGCCATCGACGCCCTGGGCGTCTCCGCCATGCTCGATGGCCAGGACGCACGGATCTCCTCCTGCGACCCGGTCAACGGCGAGCCGGTGACCGTCACTTTCGCCGACGGGGCCACGCTGTGGGAGCCGGAGGACGCGGTCGTGTTCATCGGCCGCCGCCAAGGCGGCCGCCCAGGGTGAAGTCCGTCAAAGGCCCGTCAGAAGGACATCAGGGCTCTTGAGCCGACGAACGAGGCCCAGTTGGATGGACGACGTGAACATCGGTCAGCGCCACGACGACCGGCCACCGCATCCGGTGCCGCCGGTGCAGCGTCCTGTTCACCTTCCGGTGCGCCACACCCGTTGATTCCCGGCTCACCCCCTTGGGCGGCGCCCGTCGCGATCACCCCGCACCGCGGGACGTGCCGACGCCCCCACGCGATACCCAACGACCCTTCACCGCAGGGCGGCTTCCCGCACAGGGCCGCCGCCGTGCCCTTCCACTGGCGGCGAGGCGGGCGTAACGGCGCAGCCGCTGCGGGTCGTTCCACATGATCGTGACGGTGCGGTGGAGCGAGGAGGAGACGTTGACGACGCGGCCGCCCTGGTCGGTGGTGAGCGCGGGCTCGAGCAGGTTCGTCAGCAGGTAGTGGGCGAGGAAGTTGACCTGGAAGGCGATCTCGTTGCCGTCGGCCGTAAGGGTGTGGCGCGCGGGCGCCGAGATGGCCGCGTTGTTGACGAGTACGTCGAGGCGCGGGTGCTCGCGTACGACCGCGTAGGCCAGGCTCTCGACCTCGTCGAGGTGGGCGAAATCGGCGGCGAACGGCCGCAGGGACGAGTCGTTGATGCCGGCAGTGGTGATCAGCCGGTCGGCCGCGGCCTGCGCCTCATCGGGGGTGCGGCCGTGCAGGAGGACGGTGGCGCCACGCTCGGCGAGCTTGCGGGCGGTCTCGTAGCCGATGCCGGAGGTGGCTCCGGTGACGAGAACGGTACGTCCGGACAGGGAAGAAGGCATGTCGGATTCCTGGAAACGGGGCATGGCCGACCTGCCTGTCGCCCCGACGGGACGCGGGGGTACGGGTTCAGCTCATGCGGAGATGGTGAGGATGCGTACGGTGCCCCGAACACGCCCTTCAGGCGGGCGGTGGCGGGAACGCGGACGACCCGCGGCCGGTCGGCGTAGCGCGGAACGCTGTTCATGAACCCATCCCAGCGCATCCGACCTGCGGGGACAGGATTCTGAACGCGCCCTTGACGCCTCTTTGGCCCGCGCCATCAGGGGTGCGTCAAGATCGATCGCTGCGCGGAAGGAAGGCGTCAAGGAGTGCTGCCCGGGCTGCGTCCACGGGTGAGACTGATGCGGCGACGGACCGGGATGACGGTTCGTGGCGCGCGGCTGGAGGCGCGACCTGAACTCCGTCGAAGGACGGCAAGGTCCGGGCCGTGGGGGGCCGGGCCGACGCACCGCGTGCTGCTCACCCGCCGCACAACACATGAGCCGTCCGGCCCCGGAGTGGGGATTCCGGGGCCGGCGGCTCATGTGGTCTGCGTGATCATCCAGGGACGCCACCGGCCGACAAACGTGCCCGTGGCGGAGCCCATGGACGCGGGGCGCGGTGAGTCCTCCGGGGTGGCGGCGGTCACCCGTGGCTGGGTGCTCCCCATGAACCGGCGCCACGTCCGAAGCCCCCGCCTCTACGGCCTGGGCCAGTTGGTGGCGGGCCTGGCGCTGTGCTGGCAGGTGTTCTTCGGGTTGGTGATCAGCGATGCCGGGACCCGACACTGGGGCCCCCTGACCGGCGGCGCGATGCTGGTCCTCGGCCTCATGGTGATGATGGTGGGCCAGCTGACGGGTGGTGGCAGGGAAGGCAGCGGCACACCGTAGGAACCGGCGCAACGGGGGCTGCCATTCCGTCGGCACCAGCCGCGCTCAAGGGTGCGGGTATGCCGTCGGCGGTGGTGGACTGCGCGCTCTACGAGGACGGGCGCCGGAGGTCCGGTTCGCGTGGATCGGTCTGTACGAGCCCA is a window from the Streptomyces sp. NBC_01244 genome containing:
- the merB gene encoding organomercurial lyase, with translation MLAELDREDFLTLDEAGRIRAAYPFSAFETPHRIRLANGVRVWSMCAIDALGVSAMLDGQDARISSCDPVNGEPVTVTFADGATLWEPEDAVVFIGRRQGGRPG
- a CDS encoding arsenic resistance protein; translation: MEAHQIAIYLGAMALGGLLGWAAPAAGPGLEHAINPVLGALLFVTFLQVPAAELLRSLRDGRFLSAAMAVNFIVVPLVVAALYGFLPADQAVRVGVLLVLLCPCVDYVIVFSGLAGGDSRRLLAATPLLLVAQMALLPGFLYLFMGSGLGDIVDAGPFLEAFLLLIVVPLVLAWTLQTWAARAHAGQRVSDAATTTMVPLMAATLITVVASQVPKLGGSLGDVAAVIPFYAAFLIVMAFAGRLVARLFRLDVPASRAVVFTGATRNSLVVLPLALALPDELAVAAVVVVTQTLVEVIGMVVFVRLVPRLVPRLVPDREPFAGG
- a CDS encoding ArsR/SmtB family transcription factor, with the protein product MLTITPDIEVLARFGRALADPIRCRLLLALREAPAYPSDLADRIGVSRTRLSNHLACLRDCGLVVALPDGRRTRYELADARLGHALDDLRTAVIAVHTDRTCTNAAEEGCC